A DNA window from Maribellus comscasis contains the following coding sequences:
- a CDS encoding SusC/RagA family TonB-linked outer membrane protein, whose protein sequence is MKNKNGIKRALSFLMLCFFFVAVSIGAYAQKTVSGEVKDEGGLPLPGVSVIIKGTTSGTVTGIDGDYSIPNVNDDAVLVFSFVGMESQEVAVGNQTTINVTMNTSTIGLEEVVAIGYGTQKKANLTGSVGVATAERLENRPITSAGQGLQGVIPNLNITIRNGDPTRTADFNVRGMESISGGSPLILIDGVPGNMDKLNPNDIESITVLKDAAAAAVYGARAAFGVILVETKRGKTGKMTVTLATEQSATKPIALVDPVTDPLTAALAWNEANNRTNGTDRFDEDYITGFQRWKDNPTFENEWGVYDGTLRRYGYTNYKDMTIDDFAWQQKYDMNISGATESASYYVSFGYIDKEGWANLPKDKDYMYKRYNVLMKADFKINDWLTMDEQVSWSAEHNDQPHFYNWDTNINSIARVNPNHLVTFPDLPYYLEPGDHDQYEQYIGMYFLSLNALPYWEDGGRDTETEQRLLMKQGVTLTPIEGLRIRGDFSYSTYHRERQDVASKIEGIQNTDLTNIQIGNGFSGTDFIYNYSNYDQYYVANVYGEYTVPGLTDHFVKAMVGYNQEWGRNTYVGARAYTLITPLITDLSATTGTQQTFGSRSHFTLRGLFYRLNYSYKDRYLIEANGRYDGTSRFPTDDRFGFFPSVSFGWRLSNEPFMESASNWLDNLKFRVSYGTLGNQLLVDSNNNPIYYPYISTMGTGTSPYMMSSAGRIPYVSAAGLVSPTLTWETVETRNIGFDITTLNQRFDLSFDYFIRDTKDMLMDVTLPSVLGTSAPQSNAADLRNTGWELAATWRDRIGQDWMYSVTLALSDSKSEITKYDNPSGDISDYYVGQQLGEIWGYVTEGIFQTDAEAEAHADQSQLGANWRAGDIKYMDLNGDGAVNAGSGTLDDPGDRKIIGYNRDRYQFGLNPDIQYKGWTLNLFFQGRLKRDYLPSNGNWNAFYPFNAGHIEKFYLTETWSEDNPNAYFAAPHISTNTKKNIQPQSRYVQDASYIRLKNITLSYYLPDNLVKKVGMSRAQVYLSGMNLWEATGMHKPLDPEQTATVTQEYYFDRVYTLGVKVSF, encoded by the coding sequence ATGAAAAACAAAAATGGAATTAAAAGAGCGTTAAGCTTTTTAATGCTATGTTTCTTTTTCGTTGCGGTAAGTATTGGCGCGTACGCCCAGAAAACCGTTAGCGGAGAAGTAAAAGACGAAGGAGGACTGCCTCTTCCCGGTGTATCAGTTATTATTAAAGGTACAACCAGTGGGACAGTTACGGGGATTGATGGCGATTATTCCATTCCGAATGTAAATGATGATGCAGTGTTGGTATTTTCATTTGTTGGGATGGAATCGCAGGAGGTTGCCGTTGGCAATCAAACAACAATTAATGTAACCATGAACACTTCAACCATTGGTCTGGAAGAAGTTGTTGCCATTGGTTACGGTACTCAGAAAAAAGCTAACCTGACTGGTTCAGTAGGGGTTGCAACTGCTGAAAGACTGGAGAATCGTCCGATTACTTCAGCAGGGCAAGGATTACAAGGGGTAATTCCCAACCTGAACATCACCATTAGAAATGGTGACCCGACACGAACGGCCGATTTTAATGTTCGTGGAATGGAATCTATTAGTGGTGGTAGCCCGCTTATTTTGATTGACGGTGTACCCGGTAACATGGATAAATTAAATCCAAACGACATTGAAAGTATAACTGTGCTGAAAGATGCTGCAGCTGCTGCAGTATATGGAGCAAGGGCTGCATTTGGTGTTATACTGGTTGAAACCAAAAGAGGTAAAACTGGTAAAATGACTGTAACCCTGGCAACCGAGCAATCAGCAACCAAGCCAATCGCATTAGTTGATCCGGTTACAGATCCTTTAACCGCTGCACTTGCATGGAACGAAGCTAATAACCGCACTAATGGTACTGATCGGTTTGATGAGGACTACATAACCGGATTCCAGCGCTGGAAAGATAATCCTACTTTTGAAAATGAGTGGGGCGTATATGACGGAACACTTCGTCGTTATGGTTATACCAATTACAAGGATATGACCATTGATGACTTCGCATGGCAGCAAAAATACGACATGAATATTTCAGGAGCCACTGAAAGCGCTTCATATTATGTGTCTTTTGGTTACATCGACAAGGAAGGTTGGGCTAATCTTCCAAAGGATAAAGATTACATGTATAAAAGATACAACGTTTTAATGAAAGCTGATTTTAAGATCAACGACTGGTTAACAATGGATGAACAAGTTAGTTGGAGTGCGGAACATAATGATCAACCTCACTTTTATAACTGGGATACCAACATTAATTCCATAGCCAGGGTAAATCCGAACCATTTGGTTACATTTCCTGATCTGCCTTACTATCTGGAACCGGGAGACCATGACCAGTATGAACAATATATCGGAATGTATTTCCTGAGTTTGAATGCATTGCCTTACTGGGAAGATGGTGGTCGTGACACCGAAACCGAGCAAAGATTGTTAATGAAACAAGGGGTTACACTTACTCCTATTGAAGGATTAAGAATTCGCGGAGACTTTTCTTACAGCACATATCATCGCGAGCGACAGGATGTGGCCAGTAAAATTGAAGGGATTCAAAATACCGACCTGACAAATATTCAAATTGGAAACGGATTTAGTGGAACTGATTTTATTTATAATTATTCCAATTATGATCAATATTATGTTGCAAACGTTTATGGTGAATATACCGTTCCGGGATTAACCGACCATTTTGTTAAAGCTATGGTGGGTTACAACCAGGAATGGGGCAGAAATACTTATGTAGGTGCAAGAGCATATACATTAATTACTCCACTTATTACCGATTTAAGTGCAACTACTGGCACGCAGCAAACATTTGGTAGCAGATCGCATTTTACTTTGAGAGGATTGTTTTATCGTTTAAATTACAGTTACAAAGACAGGTATCTTATAGAGGCTAACGGACGTTACGATGGTACCTCACGTTTTCCAACGGATGACCGTTTTGGATTCTTCCCTTCAGTTTCTTTTGGATGGAGACTTTCAAACGAACCATTTATGGAATCGGCCAGCAACTGGCTGGATAACCTGAAATTTCGTGTTTCTTATGGAACTTTAGGAAATCAGTTGTTGGTGGACAGCAATAATAATCCTATTTATTATCCTTATATTTCTACAATGGGGACAGGTACATCACCCTATATGATGTCATCAGCAGGACGAATTCCTTATGTTTCTGCAGCGGGTTTGGTGAGTCCGACTTTAACATGGGAAACGGTTGAAACCAGAAATATTGGTTTTGATATCACGACTTTAAATCAAAGATTTGATTTATCGTTTGATTATTTTATCCGCGATACCAAAGATATGTTGATGGATGTAACACTTCCTTCAGTATTGGGTACTTCCGCTCCACAGTCGAATGCGGCTGACTTAAGAAACACCGGGTGGGAACTGGCAGCTACCTGGCGGGACAGAATTGGCCAGGACTGGATGTATAGCGTAACACTTGCCCTTTCGGATAGTAAATCAGAAATCACTAAATATGACAATCCTTCAGGAGATATTTCTGATTATTATGTTGGACAGCAATTGGGTGAAATCTGGGGTTACGTCACAGAAGGTATCTTTCAGACTGATGCTGAAGCTGAAGCTCATGCCGACCAGTCGCAATTGGGTGCCAACTGGCGGGCCGGAGATATTAAATATATGGATTTAAATGGAGATGGAGCTGTAAATGCAGGTAGCGGAACTTTGGATGATCCCGGCGACCGTAAAATAATTGGGTACAACCGCGACAGGTATCAGTTTGGTTTGAATCCTGACATTCAATACAAAGGCTGGACATTGAATTTATTCTTCCAGGGAAGATTAAAACGTGATTATCTGCCAAGCAACGGTAACTGGAATGCCTTCTATCCGTTTAACGCAGGGCATATTGAGAAGTTCTATCTTACTGAAACGTGGAGTGAAGATAATCCGAATGCTTATTTTGCTGCTCCGCATATTTCAACCAATACGAAAAAGAATATTCAGCCACAATCCCGTTATGTACAGGATGCATCATATATTCGTCTGAAAAACATAACCTTAAGTTATTACCTGCCGGATAACCTGGTTAAAAAGGTTGGAATGAGCCGCGCGCAGGTATATCTCTCAGGAATGAATCTTTGGGAAGCTACCGGAATGCATAAGCCACTCGATCCTGAACAAACTGCAACAGTTACTCAGGAATACTATTTCGACCGTGTTTATACGTTGGGTGTTAAGGTTTCATTCTAA
- a CDS encoding RagB/SusD family nutrient uptake outer membrane protein: MKKYSLKLGLVAFATLLFMSCNNEFLERYPLDRISNETFWNTENDLMVYNNSIYERVRNDDQVPILMAHDDGFDSHRYGIWYIDEFTDNIAPRASRHTRYQEVRSGKHSVPSGSQWYGWRDGGWQFVRAINVGMDNYDKALENGVAEETVNKYKAEARLFRGWFYADKISKFGAAPWIDHELTPDSEELYAPLDSRETVMTNVLADLDFASTWLPDDWGDGSSPGRINRWAALLIKSRICLFEGTWRKYHGVGSDANMWLQEAADAAKEIMDNGPYTLFNTGDPENDYQAIHKIKSDLTGVPEVMYWRRYDPAVFPNHVQSYHRGYNGGATKNFVEDYLCTDGLPITLSSEYQGDATLQDVFANRDPRLRQTILHPDDATRWSWNNGDVTRTYPRVSGQGGQTSETGYSICKVYEPTTAHATYNTSDTPAIILRFAEALLNYAEATAELGTLDQAGLDMSINLLRDRAGMPHMPLDPPMDPRYANDGVSSLIVEIRRERRIELFMEGFRYDDLRRWKQGKKLESPDLGIRWDANMQSIIDPDGLAVVKSTTVDGVPYIDVYQDTDWADPVFDESKHYLWPIPLSAIAQNPNIEQTTGW, encoded by the coding sequence ATGAAAAAATATAGTTTAAAACTTGGATTAGTAGCTTTTGCAACCTTATTGTTTATGAGCTGCAACAATGAATTTCTGGAAAGATATCCATTGGATCGAATAAGTAATGAGACTTTCTGGAATACCGAAAATGACCTGATGGTATATAACAACAGTATTTACGAAAGAGTAAGAAATGACGATCAGGTTCCGATTTTAATGGCACACGACGATGGTTTTGATAGTCACCGCTATGGAATATGGTATATTGATGAATTTACGGACAATATTGCACCACGAGCTTCACGTCATACACGTTATCAGGAAGTTCGTTCTGGAAAGCATTCTGTACCTTCCGGATCGCAGTGGTATGGATGGAGAGATGGTGGATGGCAATTCGTAAGAGCCATAAACGTTGGGATGGACAATTATGACAAAGCCTTGGAAAATGGAGTAGCAGAGGAGACGGTGAATAAATACAAAGCGGAAGCACGTTTGTTCCGTGGTTGGTTTTATGCCGATAAAATTTCAAAATTTGGTGCTGCTCCATGGATTGACCATGAATTGACTCCAGACTCAGAGGAGCTTTATGCTCCGCTGGATTCGCGTGAAACGGTGATGACAAATGTTTTGGCTGATTTGGACTTTGCCTCCACCTGGCTACCCGATGACTGGGGCGATGGCAGTAGCCCGGGACGTATTAACCGTTGGGCAGCCTTACTGATAAAATCTCGTATTTGCCTGTTTGAAGGTACATGGCGTAAGTACCATGGAGTGGGCTCCGATGCCAATATGTGGTTACAGGAAGCGGCTGATGCTGCAAAGGAAATTATGGATAATGGACCTTATACTTTGTTTAATACAGGTGATCCTGAAAATGATTACCAGGCCATTCATAAAATAAAATCAGATTTGACAGGTGTGCCGGAAGTAATGTATTGGAGAAGATACGATCCGGCTGTTTTTCCAAACCACGTGCAAAGTTACCACAGAGGGTACAATGGTGGAGCTACCAAAAATTTTGTAGAAGATTATCTTTGTACCGACGGTTTGCCAATTACCTTGTCTTCTGAATACCAGGGTGATGCAACTTTGCAGGATGTGTTTGCCAATCGTGATCCACGATTGCGCCAGACCATTCTTCATCCCGATGATGCTACGCGCTGGAGTTGGAATAATGGCGATGTAACACGCACATATCCTCGTGTTTCGGGCCAGGGCGGTCAAACTTCAGAAACAGGATACTCTATTTGTAAAGTATATGAACCAACTACTGCACATGCCACTTACAACACTTCTGATACACCGGCTATCATTTTACGATTTGCTGAAGCTTTGTTAAATTACGCAGAGGCAACGGCGGAATTGGGTACGTTGGATCAGGCGGGTCTGGATATGAGTATTAATTTATTACGCGATCGTGCAGGGATGCCACACATGCCACTGGATCCTCCAATGGATCCTCGATATGCCAATGATGGAGTTTCGTCACTGATTGTTGAAATTCGTCGCGAACGCAGAATTGAGTTGTTTATGGAAGGTTTCCGTTACGACGACCTGAGACGTTGGAAACAAGGCAAAAAACTGGAAAGTCCTGACCTCGGAATTCGCTGGGATGCCAATATGCAATCCATTATCGATCCCGATGGCCTGGCTGTGGTTAAATCAACAACGGTTGATGGCGTACCTTATATCGATGTATATCAGGATACCGACTGGGCTGATCCGGTTTTTGATGAAAGTAAACATTATTTATGGCCTATTCCGCTCAGTGCTATCGCTCAAAATCCAAATATTGAGCAAACTACAGGGTGGTAA